The following coding sequences are from one Lolium rigidum isolate FL_2022 chromosome 6, APGP_CSIRO_Lrig_0.1, whole genome shotgun sequence window:
- the LOC124662813 gene encoding uncharacterized protein LOC124662813, whose amino-acid sequence MASGDLFFNQELAAAAAMAGEPYGRYFASSVHGFPHFQHPGSATAGVPDMGFLVSGIGMPPAAFVMPEGALQAAGYGAPPAVPVEIPAAGGEQMPALTHAGPVAPCRGVWTDEEDEILKKMVAELGDRKWAAIAHHLPGRIGKQCRERWTNHLRPDLRKENIWTEDDDKVLIEAHKVYGNRWSAIARCLPGRSENSVKNHWNATKRSLKSKRRLKKKKSEQAGPGQLTLLEEYIRGNTPATQPTAPPTVSSPPSGIGYGDPADPHCAAHGMTGSSPPGMGLYLQPANAARSSSYGGTMNLNSPLPDLNAYGGEMQERFYHSSTFPPYNNLHYGLQEPLPAPAFPLMFSPQGHLQAACTNLNLFPIADQNPARNVEFEGRSSQMANCVGHYDSETGPSSAGGSSDPDDDVVQMASREFLTPSEDEVTLNLNRFE is encoded by the exons ATGGCGTCGGGGGACCTGTTTTTCAACcaggagctggcggcggcggcggccatggcgggcgaGCCTTACGGTAGGTACTTCGCGAGCTCTGTCCATGGTTTCCCCCACTTCCAGCACCCCGGCAGCGCTACGGCCGGAGTCCCCGACATGGGATTCCTCGTTTCCGGCATCGGCATGCCCCCTGCCGCCTTCGTCATGCCGGAGGGGGCGCTCCAGGCCGCCGGCTACGGCGCTCCACCGGCCGTTCCCGTGGAGATCCCGGCTGCTGGTGGGGAGCAGATGCCTGCACTGACGCACGCCGGACCGGTCGCGCCGTGCAGAGGAGTGTGGACGGATGAAGAGGACGA AATTCTCAAGAAGATGGTGGCGGAACTTGGAGACCGGAAATGGGCGGCGATTGCGCACCACCTCCCGGGCCGGATCGGCAAGCAGTGCCGTGAGAGATGGACCAATCACCTGCGCCCCGACCTCAGG AAGGAGAACATCTGGACCGAGGATGATGACAAGGTGCTGATCGAGGCGCACAAGGTCTACGGAAACCGTTGGTCTGCGATTGCAAGGTGCCTCCCCGGCCGATCGGAGAACTCCGTCAAGAACCACTGGAATGCCACAAAGCGAAGCCTCAAGTCGAAGCGCcgactgaagaagaagaagagtgaaCAAGCCGGCCCGGGCCAGCTTACCCTCCTTGAGGAGTACATCCGCGGCAACACTCCGGCGACCCAGCCCACGGCGCCACCGACGGTGTCCTCGCCGCCGTCCGGCATTGGGTACGGCGATCCAGCCGATCCACATTGCGCGGCACATGGGATGACCGGCTCCAGCCCACCCGGGATGGGGTTGTACCTCCAACCGGCCAACGCGGCAAGATCATCGTCCTATGGAGGTACGATGAACCTGAACTCGCCTTTGCCGGACCTCAACGCCTACGGCGGGGAGATGCAGGAGCGATTCTACCACTCGTCGACCTTCCCGCCTTACAACAACCTGCACTATGGACTGCAAGAGCCACTCCCAGCGCCGGCGTTTCCGCTGATGTTCAGCCCTCAAGGGCACCTGCAGGCTGCATGCACGAACCTCAACCTGTTCCCCATTGCTGATCAGAACCCGGCGAGGAACGTGGAGTTCGAGGGCCGATCCTCCCAAATGGCCAACTGTGTCGGCCACTACGACAGCGAGACGGGGCCGAGCAGCGCCGGTGGCAGCAGCGACCCGGACGACGACGTCGTCCAGATGGCCTCGAGGGAGTTCCTGACGCCGTCCGAAGACGAGGTTACACTTAACCTCAATAGGTTCGAGTGA